One Bythopirellula goksoeyrii genomic window, CGAATAATGCTTCAGGGCGTTCAGCAACCAGTTCATGCAATGTGAGTCCTTTGGCAGGACCGCAGGCAACCACGCTTTGATCTTCGCCGTGGTCCACGATCTCCCAACTCTCCGCGTAGTTGTCCCCCGGGCCGAGCGGCTTGCCAAGCATCGTCGCAAGTCGGCGTCCTCCCCAAAGGTACTGACGAAACAGAGGTTCAAACCGCAGAGGGTAATTACAAACGGATGGCATGGGGACTTATCACGTTGATTACTTTTGGTGGCTGTCACCGAAAGGGGATGGTTGCACCTGGAAGAACCACCCCCTTCCGGGGACAGCTATGATCTAACATCTTCCATCTTCGCGATTCGGCAGATCGTGGCAATGGCTGCACATGAATCCGTTGTCGCTCCCTCAATCCCTTGTTATTATAGGATTTATGCTCGATTCGGCCCGCTGACGCTTCCTGTTGTATTCTTAATTGACTCCAAAACCGCCCGACGCTGACATTAGGAAGCTAGATCTGATCTCATGGCCAAAACGACTGAGGATGACGAACAACAGCTTGAGAGAACGAAGATGTCGTTCTCCGAGCATCTCGAAGAGCTCCGCTCGGCCCTGTTCAAATCGATTGCGGCTTGGGCAGTCGGGACCGCCTTCGGTTTGATGATCGGCTGGCAGGTCGTCGATTTCGTTCAGATTCCTTTGGTTGAGGCGCTTCAGAGCTACTATCGGGGCCAAGCAAGAGAAACGCAATTGGAATGGTTTGATCAGCAGAACTCTTCTGGCGAGCCAGTACCTGCTGACCCTGCTGCAGCCGCTACAGAAATCGCCGATGAAGGATTGATGCCCGAAGAGTGGTATATCGATCCACACGAATTGGCAAAGACTTTGAAATCCCTGGGGATTGATCTCCCAGAAGATAAACAGTCAGAGATTTCTACGCATCGCGATGAAATGCTCAAATTGCGGTTTTATCGGCCCCTCGAAAACGACCCTCGGACCCAAGCAATAAGTACCGGCAGCCAGGAAGGATTCATGGTGTACATGAAGGCCTCATTGGTAGTAGGTGCGATTTTGGCGAGTCCTTTCATCTTTTACTTTATTTGGCAATTCGTTGCGGCGGGACTGTACAAGCGAGAGCGGAATTTGGTTTACCTCTACTTGCCCATGAGCCTGGGCCTGTTCTTTGCCGGAGCTGCCTTAGCATTCTTTGCGGTTTTCGACTACGTCTTGGACTTTTTGTTCTGGTTCAATGCTCAGATGGGCATCAACCCCACACCAAAGATCAGCGAGTGGATGAGCTTTGTGTTAATCTTGCCGCTTGGTTTCGGCATTAGTTTCCAATTACCGCTGGTGATGTTGATGCTCGAACGGATCGGCATCTTTAACATCAAGGATTATCTGGACAAATGGAGATTGGCAGTGGTTGTGATCGCCGTGCTGTCTATGTTTCTCACCCCCGCCGACCCAGGAAGCATGATCCTGATGGGCGTACCGCTGGTGTTTCTCTATTTTGGCGGGATATTGCTCTGCAAATATCTGCCGAAGTGAGTGGATCGGTGCTAGCCATCAGTTCTCGTGACTGCTGGAGGGCTACAGGCTTCTAGCTCCAATCCGCCTACTATTCATTGAGTTTGTACTGCTTCCAATCGGTGCGACCTGCGTAGGAATTGAAGTATGCCTTCATGTGCATATTTAGGCAGATGCCTGTGATGAGATAGCCGATCATGCCCAGGCAATATGATAGAGGAAACCATGGGCCCCAGATTGTACTTTTGACGAAATCCTCAAATAGGACTGTCGGCAATGCCAACAACAGCGGAATGCAGGGGGCAAGCAGAAGAGTCCCGCCCTCAGTGCTACCTCCAACAGAAAAAACTACACAGCAACAAAATAAATATCCTCCGCCACAAAAAATGATTGTCGCGAGTGTGAGCCCGATAGCCCGCATTGATGTTGCGGAGCGGAGCGAGAAGAACAATCCCAGGCTTGTGGCAAAGTAGGCCAATATCAGGAAAGTGAGACTACTGGCAAGCAGTGGCCAGAAAAAACTTGCTGTGAACAGAAGTCCCAACATCCAAGCTGCCACCAAGACCAGAAATAACCAACGGCAACTGTAGAGATTGCCCCAAATTTTGCCGTCGATGATCTCTCGACCGGACAGAGGTGTGGCCAGCAAAGAGTCCCAACAGTCGCGTTCCTTTTCTTGAGCAATTAGCCCCGCTGCCCGCGAAGCCAAGAGCAACAATATGCCGCTCCCCATTGCTCCAGAGAGCCCCATAAGATATTCGAAATAGTCATTTCTTGCATAGGTTTGGTAGGCTACGATTGAGTTAAGAAAAACCATGACTGTCATCACAGCAATTGAAATCAAGAGAATCATGAGAGCTATCCCACCGACGTAGCCAAACTTGGTCGTCGAAGACTCCGCAAACATTTCCTTCCAGAGAATCGGACGAGTTCCAAGAGGTCGGCGAAATTTAGGCAAGTGGAGATTGCGGAACCGCGATTTGCTCGGCACGCTCCGTGTGGTCTCCGAGAGGTGGACTCGCCGTACGGCGAAGATTGCCAGTCCGAGGGCGACTAGGGAAACCAACATCTGGGCACCGACGCTGCTCACCACGACTCGCATATTGAGTCCGATTCCTACGGCAGAGGTGTTCCCCATTGCCCTCGCCATAATCAAGAAGGGGTTGATCGAACCAAGCCATTCTGCCACAGGCATGATTGCTGTTCGCCAGCCAACATTGGTTATCAGACGCGACCAGAAGAAAGTACTCAAAAGCAGGGGAAGCAAGAACAGGACAATCAACAAGAGATAAATTCGCACCGTCGCGTCTCTGGCTCGTGGTGACCAGACCGACACGCAGACACTCAGTGCCGTGAGCATTACGGCGCTACTCGCAGTGATTAGAAAACTGGCGGTAAGGGCTCCCGCGGGGATACCTCCCATGATACGAAACAGAAACAAGATCGGCAGTCCGACCAGCACGAATTGGCCGAGTAGCGTCAGTCGAGCAAGTGTCTTGCCGAGGATGATCTCCGCGTTGGAAAGGTCGGTTGTGAAAAGGTATTCGATCGTCCTGCGTTCTCGTTCAGTTGCAATTGTCCCGACTGACATGGCGGGTCCCACGGCCAGAACCGCGAGTAGCTGTAACCAGCTAAAACTCATGAAAAAGCTTGCTGCCAGCATCGCCGAATTGCGGATTGAAGTGCCCGCTGGAATTCCTCTGGAACGAAAGACCAGATAGCTCATGTTTGAATAGGTTACCCACAAAACAAACAGAATCAGCGCCGCATAGATGACCCGCAGCACGAAATAGCGCCGCCGGCGCGCGGCGGCGACCAGTTCGACACGATAGATAGGGCCGGCGAGCATCTGGAAAAAATGGGGGAATAGAGGAATGAACGAATGGAGGAATCAAAGAACTCTAACAGAATTCCTTTTATTCCCCAATTCCTCCTATTCCAGCCATTTCCCCATCAGATCTGGTACTGCGTTTCGGGGCGTAATTCGTCAGGCACCTCGCTTCGCACCTTCAGCTTCGGCTTTTCCAGTACCACCGTCGTATGGGGAGCAACACTTGAGGTAATCCATACGTTGGAGCCGATCACCGCGTCGTGGCCGAGCACCGTGCGGCCTCCCAAGACCGTAGCATTTGCGTAGATGACCACGCGGTCTTCGATCGTCGGATGGCGCTTTTGCCCCCGAACCAACTGGCCATCGCCATCGGTGGGAAAGCTTAAGGCACCAAGAGTGACGCCCTGATAGATTTTCACATGCTCGCCAATCTCGCACGTCTCGCCGACCACGACACCCGTACCGTGATCGATAAAGAAGTATTTGCCGATCGTAGCGCCGGGATGAATATCAATTCCCGTGCGGCTATGGGCCCATTCGGTCATCATCCTGGGAATGAAGGGAATCTGCAGTTCATAGAGTATGTGCGCCAAGCGATAAACGGTAATTGCATCAAAGCCTGGATAGCAGAAAATGACTTCGTCGACATTCTTACAGGCCGGATCTCCGTCGAAGGCAGCTTGTACGTCCGTGGCCAAGACGCGCCGCAAATCGGGAAGTTGATCAAGAAACTGCAAAGTCTTGGCCTGGCCAAGGGCCTCGAAGTCGCTGTCGCAGTGGCAATCGCTCGTCGCACCGGCATCGTGTCGCAACGCGCGGCCAATTTGGCTCGTGAGGCGATCGTGCAAGCGGTCGACAAGGTCACCAACATAGTAGGAAATGTTCCCTCGATGCAGCCCCGTGCGACGCCGATAGCCGGGGAACAATATCTCCATGAGTTCATACGTCGCGGCAATCACTTCTTCGTAGCTTGGTAATGGGCAGTGATCGAGATGATTGATCGTGCCTAGCTCACTGTAGGTCTGCACGATGCGGTCAGTGATCTCAGGAAGTTGATCCTTCAGACGGAAATCGGAGGCCATGATGATGCTCTTCACCCAATGGGGATTTGATTGCGAAACGGTCGAGATAACTAGCCGAGAAGGGGCCAGCGCGAGGGTCGAGAGGGTCCGGCCTAAGCCGGGCCCGTACAGTCACAGAAATAGAACGAAGCAATCATGTTTGGTTCCTGTCCTTCTCGCATGACACAGACTGGCCATCCTTGGTTCTTTCGGCACACCGAATATACCGAGTTTAACCATTTTACCGCATTTATCCCAATTGGTAAGTGCGGAATTCCTGTGTACTAGCCGTGCAGAAGCCCATGGTCCGATCCTGAGACAACCATGGGCTTTCGGCCAAGGCTATTACGGATCGAAATTGATCTATTTGTTGCGAAAATACCTCACTTCTAGCTGCCACATTGAAGCAGTTATTGAACTATATTTTAGTAGGACTCCACGGCGGGATAACTATTACTCGAAGCGGAGAGCAGCAACATGTTTCAATTCTTCTCTGGGCTCGATCCCACGTTAGTGCTCTGCCTGTTCGTCCCCGCGGCCATGATTTTTGCAGCGTGGTCCTTGCAAATTGCCTGTGCGATTGCCTCGGTTGATCCTCCCGATTTCTGGCAGAGTCTGCTTTGCACCTTTCTTGTGGTGGTTGCCAATATCGTTCTCCGATTTTGGGTCAACACCTCCGTGTCAGCCCCCGGCCTGGGAACCAGTCTGTTGGCACCTATTGTGCTGACCATCGCCATCGTGGCAATTTTGGTACGAACAGGGCCATTGTCAGCCCTCGTGGTCACTACATGCCAGGGACTGATTTTTACGGCTCTCTACCTGGGTTTGTCCATGCTGAACTCGACGATTGCCATTACGATCTGATTCGGCCGCGGTCAAATCCAGGCATGAAACCAGGGGTATTGATACTTAGCTGCAGTGCTCTATTCTACTGTTCTGCCAAGCCTCAATTACTTTGGAGAACACTATGAACAGCATTCTGCGAGCGATGATTGTATTGACCGTTTGTAAAGTCGGAACCGTGTGTGGAGAGGAGAATCACAGTAAATTTAGCGAAGAGATCACGAAAGAAGTGGGATGCCCCTATCTGATAGTCAAGCCGGAGGATTTTGACGAACAGAAAAAGTATCCTCTGATCATCTTTCTCCATGGCAGAGGAGAGA contains:
- the tatC gene encoding twin-arginine translocase subunit TatC; protein product: MAKTTEDDEQQLERTKMSFSEHLEELRSALFKSIAAWAVGTAFGLMIGWQVVDFVQIPLVEALQSYYRGQARETQLEWFDQQNSSGEPVPADPAAAATEIADEGLMPEEWYIDPHELAKTLKSLGIDLPEDKQSEISTHRDEMLKLRFYRPLENDPRTQAISTGSQEGFMVYMKASLVVGAILASPFIFYFIWQFVAAGLYKRERNLVYLYLPMSLGLFFAGAALAFFAVFDYVLDFLFWFNAQMGINPTPKISEWMSFVLILPLGFGISFQLPLVMLMLERIGIFNIKDYLDKWRLAVVVIAVLSMFLTPADPGSMILMGVPLVFLYFGGILLCKYLPK
- a CDS encoding ABC transporter permease, which gives rise to MLAGPIYRVELVAAARRRRYFVLRVIYAALILFVLWVTYSNMSYLVFRSRGIPAGTSIRNSAMLAASFFMSFSWLQLLAVLAVGPAMSVGTIATERERRTIEYLFTTDLSNAEIILGKTLARLTLLGQFVLVGLPILFLFRIMGGIPAGALTASFLITASSAVMLTALSVCVSVWSPRARDATVRIYLLLIVLFLLPLLLSTFFWSRLITNVGWRTAIMPVAEWLGSINPFLIMARAMGNTSAVGIGLNMRVVVSSVGAQMLVSLVALGLAIFAVRRVHLSETTRSVPSKSRFRNLHLPKFRRPLGTRPILWKEMFAESSTTKFGYVGGIALMILLISIAVMTVMVFLNSIVAYQTYARNDYFEYLMGLSGAMGSGILLLLASRAAGLIAQEKERDCWDSLLATPLSGREIIDGKIWGNLYSCRWLFLVLVAAWMLGLLFTASFFWPLLASSLTFLILAYFATSLGLFFSLRSATSMRAIGLTLATIIFCGGGYLFCCCVVFSVGGSTEGGTLLLAPCIPLLLALPTVLFEDFVKSTIWGPWFPLSYCLGMIGYLITGICLNMHMKAYFNSYAGRTDWKQYKLNE
- the epsC gene encoding serine O-acetyltransferase EpsC; the protein is MASDFRLKDQLPEITDRIVQTYSELGTINHLDHCPLPSYEEVIAATYELMEILFPGYRRRTGLHRGNISYYVGDLVDRLHDRLTSQIGRALRHDAGATSDCHCDSDFEALGQAKTLQFLDQLPDLRRVLATDVQAAFDGDPACKNVDEVIFCYPGFDAITVYRLAHILYELQIPFIPRMMTEWAHSRTGIDIHPGATIGKYFFIDHGTGVVVGETCEIGEHVKIYQGVTLGALSFPTDGDGQLVRGQKRHPTIEDRVVIYANATVLGGRTVLGHDAVIGSNVWITSSVAPHTTVVLEKPKLKVRSEVPDELRPETQYQI